One segment of Luteolibacter rhizosphaerae DNA contains the following:
- a CDS encoding serine/threonine protein kinase codes for MTTHTDSAREIEGAILEVALSLDDAATREDFLDRVYGKDEKAKIEMRKLISASGDAAGFFLEAKEERMTLTMGLLPPGQEAQAPQLALDDLLGVANGRLGHYRLLSRIGEGGGGVVYEAEQEEPIRRRVAIKIVRVGMENKEAIARFEIERQALALMDHPNIAKVFDAGTTPSGRPYFVMELVRGEPITRYCDRNKFGARQRLELFTQVCHAVQHAHQKGIIHRDLKPSNILVVGQDQGSMPKVIDFGIAKTTETRRSDRTVITAHDQFFGTPAYMSPEQVEMAGMDVDTRSDIYSLGVLLYELLTSSTPVDGQELSTLGVSKIRQTLLENEVVRPSEMLRLLPLSKQQNLAEMRSTDPAHLIGQVRGDLDWIVLKATEKNRVRRYQTANSLAMDVMRFLEFQPITARPRSRFYLMAKFIRRNRLAFAAGVILATLLLGGFVTTATLYRRERDALDVAKVAKDEESRLREQSDARANVSRVALLLDQGLIDEADALRQRYPLSSIEPTLEGATVFRSLGDWNAGHERWDQAIQCFRLLIQANRLDKPERILNGTDLMATAAAMMMENEKEYDAFRKEVLERYSPPRVPLHAEHLLKACLLNDGDPATISRLTLSVKVLGPVEATPFPSWSGLSLGLYHLRAGDPKAAEEACATGMKDLRIKTSCAASIRAVTAMVAVEKGDFEKARKDIAEAGEMIERCKGGDFVEGKPVAPVWYDWVIARLLIDEAREMLESSAGE; via the coding sequence ATGACGACGCACACGGATTCGGCAAGGGAGATCGAGGGCGCGATCCTGGAGGTCGCGCTTTCGCTCGATGACGCGGCGACGCGCGAGGACTTCCTGGACCGGGTCTATGGAAAGGACGAGAAGGCGAAGATCGAGATGAGAAAGCTGATCTCGGCCTCCGGCGATGCGGCGGGCTTCTTCCTGGAAGCAAAGGAGGAGCGGATGACCCTGACCATGGGCTTGCTGCCGCCGGGACAGGAAGCGCAGGCCCCGCAACTGGCGCTGGATGACCTGTTAGGGGTCGCGAACGGGCGCCTTGGTCACTACCGCCTGCTCTCGCGGATTGGCGAGGGCGGCGGCGGCGTGGTGTACGAGGCGGAGCAGGAGGAACCGATCCGCCGCCGCGTGGCGATCAAGATCGTGCGGGTGGGGATGGAGAACAAGGAAGCCATCGCCCGCTTCGAGATCGAGCGGCAGGCGCTGGCGCTGATGGATCACCCGAACATCGCGAAGGTGTTCGATGCGGGCACCACGCCCTCCGGGCGCCCCTACTTCGTGATGGAGCTGGTCCGGGGAGAACCGATCACGAGATATTGCGACCGCAACAAGTTCGGTGCCCGGCAGCGGCTCGAACTCTTCACCCAAGTGTGCCACGCGGTGCAGCATGCGCACCAGAAGGGGATCATCCATCGCGACCTGAAGCCTTCGAACATCCTCGTGGTCGGGCAGGATCAAGGGAGCATGCCGAAGGTGATCGACTTCGGGATCGCCAAGACCACCGAGACGCGGCGCTCGGATCGTACCGTGATCACCGCACACGACCAGTTCTTCGGCACACCGGCCTACATGAGTCCGGAGCAGGTGGAGATGGCCGGCATGGACGTGGATACGCGCAGCGATATCTACAGCCTTGGTGTGCTGCTTTACGAGTTGCTGACGTCGAGCACGCCGGTGGACGGGCAGGAACTGTCGACCCTCGGGGTTTCGAAGATCCGACAGACCTTGTTGGAAAACGAGGTGGTCCGGCCCTCCGAGATGCTGCGGCTGCTGCCTCTCTCGAAGCAGCAGAACCTCGCCGAAATGCGGAGCACCGATCCGGCTCATCTGATAGGTCAGGTGCGGGGGGATCTCGATTGGATCGTGCTGAAGGCCACGGAGAAGAACCGGGTGCGGCGCTACCAGACGGCAAACAGTCTGGCGATGGACGTGATGCGTTTCCTGGAGTTCCAGCCGATCACGGCGCGGCCGCGCTCCCGCTTTTACCTGATGGCGAAGTTCATCCGCCGCAACCGGCTGGCCTTTGCCGCGGGAGTGATCCTGGCGACGTTGCTGTTAGGCGGGTTCGTGACCACCGCGACGCTCTACCGGCGGGAGCGCGACGCGCTAGATGTTGCCAAGGTCGCCAAGGACGAGGAGAGCCGCTTGCGCGAGCAATCCGATGCCCGGGCGAATGTTTCGCGGGTGGCTCTCCTGCTGGATCAAGGCTTGATCGACGAGGCGGATGCACTGCGTCAGCGGTATCCGCTTTCATCGATCGAGCCGACCTTGGAAGGAGCGACGGTCTTCCGCTCGCTGGGGGACTGGAACGCGGGTCACGAACGCTGGGACCAGGCGATCCAGTGCTTCCGCCTGCTGATCCAAGCCAACCGGCTCGACAAGCCGGAGCGGATCTTGAACGGGACCGACCTGATGGCGACGGCCGCGGCGATGATGATGGAGAACGAGAAGGAGTACGACGCTTTTCGCAAAGAAGTGCTGGAGCGCTACTCGCCGCCGCGAGTGCCCTTGCATGCGGAGCACCTCCTCAAAGCCTGCCTGCTGAACGACGGCGATCCCGCGACGATCAGCCGCCTGACCTTGTCGGTAAAGGTGCTGGGGCCGGTGGAGGCGACGCCGTTTCCCTCTTGGTCCGGCTTGTCGCTCGGGCTTTACCACCTGAGAGCGGGGGATCCGAAGGCGGCGGAGGAAGCCTGTGCGACGGGTATGAAGGACCTCCGGATCAAAACATCCTGCGCGGCATCGATCCGGGCGGTCACGGCGATGGTGGCGGTTGAAAAGGGGGACTTCGAAAAGGCCCGGAAGGACATCGCGGAGGCTGGCGAGATGATCGAGCGGTGCAAGGGCGGGGACTTCGTGGAAGGCAAGCCGGTGGCACCGGTTTGGTACGACTGGGTGATCGCGAGGCTCCTGATCGACGAGGCGAGGGAGATGCTGGAGAGCTCCGCCGGGGAGTGA
- a CDS encoding 2-oxo acid dehydrogenase subunit E2 — translation MPTVPILMPQLGESIAEATVVRIGIALGDTVQTDEEVIEVETSKATMGVTTLCRGTVKEIMAKEGETYSVGTLLGLLDVSEEEIARTGVDTLEASADRRTAAAASPQEQEKNLHFALDDDSYEEAPLVVPSVKGLPVPTGTMGAHYISPRMRARMDDMGLREADISAIVGTGSGGRVTVEDLEKFLDYIDTWPSSNASPMRMAVADAMRRSWTRPLATVGLPVRLDRVLEHRRNQDPKPGLTLYVLRAFALALVEDPASSGFLIGHKVVHPRAFDIGVAVQVEDGVVVPVLRKVDQKTLPQLTNEYAEMVERGRRRRLSEDDLRGGIATVTNFGTFGLTSGTPIPLPNETLILGLGAGVKKPVWSEQVEAFLPVTEAELVVTFDHRVVDGGGAGLLLGRVAKLLQEPEKL, via the coding sequence ATGCCTACCGTCCCCATCCTGATGCCCCAGCTCGGCGAGTCCATCGCCGAGGCGACCGTTGTCCGCATCGGCATCGCCCTCGGCGATACGGTCCAGACCGATGAGGAGGTGATCGAGGTGGAAACCAGCAAGGCGACCATGGGCGTTACCACGCTCTGCCGCGGCACCGTGAAGGAGATCATGGCCAAGGAGGGCGAGACCTACTCCGTCGGCACCCTGTTAGGCCTCCTCGATGTCAGCGAGGAGGAGATCGCCCGCACCGGCGTGGACACGCTGGAAGCATCGGCCGACCGCCGCACCGCCGCCGCCGCATCTCCTCAGGAGCAGGAGAAGAATCTCCACTTCGCGCTGGATGACGATAGCTATGAGGAAGCACCCCTCGTGGTCCCCAGCGTGAAGGGCCTGCCCGTGCCCACCGGCACCATGGGCGCCCACTACATCTCGCCCCGCATGCGCGCCCGCATGGATGACATGGGCCTGCGCGAGGCGGACATCTCCGCTATCGTCGGCACCGGCTCCGGCGGCCGCGTGACCGTGGAGGATCTCGAGAAGTTCCTCGACTACATCGATACCTGGCCGAGCAGCAATGCCTCGCCCATGCGCATGGCCGTGGCCGATGCCATGCGCCGCAGTTGGACCCGCCCGCTTGCTACGGTGGGTCTACCGGTCCGCCTTGATCGAGTGCTGGAGCACCGCCGCAATCAAGATCCGAAGCCTGGCCTTACGCTCTACGTGCTGCGAGCCTTCGCCCTCGCCTTGGTGGAGGACCCGGCCAGCTCCGGCTTCCTGATCGGCCACAAGGTCGTCCACCCGCGCGCTTTCGATATCGGCGTGGCGGTCCAGGTGGAGGATGGCGTGGTCGTTCCCGTCCTGCGTAAGGTCGACCAGAAGACCCTGCCACAGCTCACCAACGAGTATGCCGAGATGGTCGAGCGCGGTCGCCGCCGCCGCCTCTCGGAAGACGATCTCCGCGGAGGCATCGCCACCGTCACGAACTTCGGTACCTTCGGCCTTACCTCCGGCACGCCGATCCCGTTGCCGAATGAAACGCTTATCCTCGGCCTCGGCGCCGGCGTGAAGAAGCCGGTCTGGAGCGAACAGGTCGAAGCCTTCCTCCCCGTGACGGAAGCCGAACTCGTCGTCACTTTCGACCACCGAGTCGTCGATGGCGGCGGTGCCGGCCTCCTCCTCGGCCGGGTCGCGAAATTGCTGCAAGAGCCCGAGAAGCTCTGA
- a CDS encoding DUF4272 domain-containing protein: protein MIDQHDAKEPSKESSDRKQSSLAIIKAEGVPSITHLPMIYDSTEAKIRGKDEIAHRAIAVALTAVKGEGIDQETIDSLVTRFGAEKFFSPVEAAFIKDPEPSQHDKIQFSWRYECLWVLFWSLGYIGELDRPEKHCDVARAVTILRDRSTEEFIRDAKLRPIGEILDQADLIYRYHWAVTDARIKNLSTPAGLDGGVVMERHYVLNWLTGYMDQDWDEVSTDT, encoded by the coding sequence ATGATTGATCAGCATGATGCCAAGGAGCCCTCGAAAGAATCCTCGGATCGCAAGCAAAGCTCGCTTGCGATCATAAAGGCCGAGGGGGTTCCCTCGATCACCCATCTACCGATGATCTACGATTCCACGGAAGCGAAGATCCGCGGCAAAGATGAAATCGCCCACCGCGCTATCGCCGTCGCGCTGACCGCGGTGAAAGGCGAAGGGATCGATCAAGAAACGATCGACTCGCTCGTAACAAGATTTGGCGCGGAAAAGTTCTTCAGCCCCGTCGAGGCGGCTTTCATCAAGGACCCGGAACCTAGCCAACACGACAAGATCCAGTTTAGCTGGCGCTACGAATGTCTCTGGGTCCTGTTCTGGTCACTTGGCTACATCGGTGAGCTTGACCGGCCCGAGAAGCACTGCGATGTCGCCCGTGCCGTCACCATTCTTCGCGACCGAAGCACCGAGGAATTCATCCGCGATGCCAAGCTTCGCCCGATCGGTGAGATCCTCGACCAAGCCGACCTGATATACCGCTACCACTGGGCCGTCACCGATGCCCGGATCAAAAATCTATCTACACCGGCTGGCTTGGACGGCGGCGTAGTCATGGAGCGACACTACGTCCTCAATTGGCTTACTGGCTATATGGACCAAGACTGGGACGAAGTGAGCACCGATACCTGA
- a CDS encoding thiamine pyrophosphate-dependent dehydrogenase E1 component subunit alpha — protein MPETEEAVRTAAGLDRDYVRDVFRAMLRARLLENKLSSLYKAGKIVGGVYLGKGQEAVSASLGTSLIKGRDIFAALIRDQAGRTAFGEPLIDCTRTYLGSVLGPMKGRDGNIHRGRPLDGMPAMISHLGAAVSVVGGMLIARRIRGELAGVVGATCVGDGATSTGAFHEGLNMAAVEKLPMVVIVGNNQFAYSTPTDRQFACEDLLDRAKGYGVGGHSVDGTDVLACAKVIGDAVQLAREGAGPQMVVARLLRLSGHGEHDDGSYVPPVLKSGHLGRDCIETGSNQLVESGYATAEEIERWRSDFTDEVQAAVAQAQQEPLPDPWHEEWHACATQTGRL, from the coding sequence GTGCCGGAAACCGAGGAAGCCGTCAGGACCGCCGCTGGATTGGATCGCGACTACGTCCGCGACGTGTTCAGGGCGATGCTCCGAGCGCGACTCCTTGAAAATAAACTATCTAGCCTCTACAAGGCCGGGAAAATTGTCGGCGGCGTCTACCTCGGCAAGGGCCAGGAAGCCGTCAGCGCCTCCCTCGGCACCTCCCTCATCAAGGGCCGTGACATTTTCGCCGCCTTGATCCGCGACCAAGCCGGCCGCACCGCCTTCGGCGAGCCCCTCATCGACTGCACCCGCACCTACCTCGGCTCCGTCCTCGGTCCCATGAAGGGCCGGGATGGGAATATCCACCGCGGTCGCCCCCTCGATGGCATGCCCGCCATGATCAGCCACCTCGGCGCGGCCGTCTCCGTCGTCGGCGGCATGCTGATTGCCCGCCGTATCCGAGGCGAGCTCGCCGGAGTCGTCGGAGCCACCTGCGTGGGCGATGGCGCCACCTCCACCGGTGCCTTCCACGAGGGCCTGAACATGGCCGCTGTCGAGAAGCTGCCCATGGTCGTGATCGTGGGGAACAACCAGTTCGCCTACTCCACCCCCACGGATCGCCAATTCGCCTGCGAGGACTTGCTGGACCGGGCCAAGGGCTACGGCGTCGGCGGGCATTCGGTGGATGGCACCGATGTGCTGGCCTGTGCGAAAGTCATCGGCGATGCCGTCCAGCTCGCCCGCGAGGGAGCCGGCCCGCAGATGGTCGTCGCCCGCCTGCTCCGCCTCAGCGGTCACGGCGAGCATGACGATGGCAGCTACGTGCCGCCGGTGCTGAAGTCCGGCCATCTCGGTCGCGATTGCATCGAGACCGGCAGCAACCAGCTCGTGGAGAGCGGTTACGCCACGGCGGAAGAAATCGAGCGCTGGAGGTCCGACTTCACGGATGAAGTCCAGGCCGCCGTCGCCCAAGCCCAACAGGAACCGCTGCCCGACCCGTGGCACGAAGAATGGCACGCCTGCGCCACGCAAACGGGAAGACTTTGA
- a CDS encoding alpha-ketoacid dehydrogenase subunit beta: MARLRHANGKTLTMSVTYVDAIRDAQEKLLREDPRVFLYGQDISQFGGAFKATKGLAEAFPGRVLDSPISEDAMIGMAVGAAIEGMRPIVEMQFADFSSIAFNQIVNQAATHYYRTGVPVPLTVRLPSGGTPGSGPFHSQSMEALYAHYPGLVVVTPATVSDAYHMLLDSVALDDPVIYCEHKFLYRWLKAPRINGDGLPIGKARITRPGKHATVVAYSAMVHEAVRAADRLKEEGGWEIEVVDLRSVKPLDMDTVLASVARTGRLLALGEAFPWGGVTAEVVSRVCTDGFHLLDAPPRRLNSRDTPVPYHPKLWAAHRPTPESICLELRKLLTF; the protein is encoded by the coding sequence ATGGCACGCCTGCGCCACGCAAACGGGAAGACTTTGACGATGAGCGTGACTTACGTGGATGCGATCCGGGATGCGCAGGAGAAACTGCTGCGCGAGGACCCGCGCGTCTTTCTCTACGGCCAGGATATCTCGCAGTTCGGCGGTGCTTTCAAAGCGACCAAGGGCCTCGCCGAGGCCTTCCCCGGCCGGGTCCTGGATTCCCCCATCAGTGAGGATGCGATGATCGGCATGGCCGTCGGTGCCGCCATCGAAGGCATGCGCCCGATCGTGGAAATGCAGTTCGCGGACTTCTCCTCGATCGCCTTCAACCAGATCGTAAACCAAGCCGCCACGCACTACTACCGCACCGGCGTGCCCGTGCCGCTCACCGTGCGCCTGCCCTCCGGCGGCACTCCCGGCTCCGGCCCTTTCCATAGCCAGAGCATGGAGGCGCTCTACGCCCACTATCCCGGCTTGGTGGTGGTTACTCCCGCCACCGTCTCGGATGCGTACCACATGCTGCTGGACTCCGTGGCGCTGGATGATCCGGTCATCTACTGCGAGCACAAGTTCCTCTATCGCTGGCTGAAGGCCCCGCGCATCAATGGCGATGGCCTGCCCATCGGCAAGGCCCGCATCACCCGCCCGGGCAAGCATGCCACTGTCGTCGCCTACAGCGCCATGGTTCATGAGGCCGTGCGCGCTGCGGACCGCCTGAAGGAAGAAGGCGGCTGGGAGATCGAGGTGGTCGACCTACGCTCGGTCAAGCCGCTCGATATGGATACCGTGCTCGCCAGCGTCGCCCGCACCGGGCGTCTGCTTGCCCTCGGCGAGGCCTTCCCTTGGGGCGGCGTTACCGCGGAGGTCGTCTCCCGCGTCTGCACGGACGGCTTCCACCTCTTGGACGCCCCGCCACGCCGCCTGAATTCCCGCGACACGCCGGTGCCCTATCACCCGAAACTCTGGGCCGCCCACCGCCCCACCCCGGAGTCCATCTGCCTCGAACTCCGCAAGCTCCTCACTTTCTAA
- a CDS encoding lamin tail domain-containing protein, translating into MTPIRSALRRLPLLALTAGLASAASPKAWFRADSISGTEGSAVNLWSDSSRNGNVAQAGTAPTLDLNALNGMPVVKFTGTQSLVFPRPVQDDFTILVLFRSNGGGIGSASEFYSGAGIVSGEAPGVVNDYGTSMRANGRILAGVGNPDIHIRTPVGVAYNDGQPHVMTFTRERTSGEFNLYADRVEWATGFGNTQSLSIPSQLCIGAQPGPYNFLVGDIAEVIVLGEYVSGATQLLYEDALRGKYGMANGTVPLVPEAVIANGTRVSWQEAIGARSYRVLRSNAINGSYTEIASNLSGAQFTDPAPLGGSNFYKVVAVNPVGASAASTAAEGISPVLPANGPIRINEIHYNGGNNAIHSDFVEFYNYSTSPANIGGWEITGGVDYVFPAGTVIPAGGYLVVAEDPATIQALWGATALGPYENNLSSEGEAIRLRNPAGDIIAEVSYSSGFPWPCAANGEGASAELVHPALDPAKGSSWRSSVVPAFGQTGEIASPGAQNFQFTLNAAPNIEQVGHSPQQPSSSTPITVTARPSDADGLGAVQLSYQIVQPGNHIPARLPLPINGGQIDTSQPRPENPAFENPANWTTVAMNDNGTGGDAVAGDGLYSAQIPAQAHRTLVRYRVTATDLTGKSVRAPFADDESRNFACFVYNGVPAYQGISSATLNSLPTYHFLTRKADYDQCVAYNSSDQLAGNSPAWTFENWDATLVFDGVVYDHIKFRLHGGNGRYYYSGKRAFRFFFNEGYDFQNKDEDGRPYPTKWNSLTTENGWENRGTLTYSLNEKINFHLWQKIGIPAPRSNWGHFRTITTAAEQTDAFHGDFWGLIFIHEDYDARFLDSHGMEKGNLYKLTRDATDGLSQQRYQAPDAVANGADHYNIFTNLTTDKNDAFINRYVNVGKWSTYHALCQAVRHYDYWPTGDNNGAYYFEPDFTDQTDNLGKLWVLPNDVDATWGPTWNEGKDKVYSAIFDSPANPGLYAPYFNAVREVRDLLWRPDQINPLLDELAAQISPFIAADSLRWKNAPADAGNYNGLGGAGATSLAALVQDMKNFAFVGGSWPDQPVGAGGRAAFLDTLQLGVSNSEGATKPVTPTITYQGPTGYPITGLTFRSSAFSDPQNPGQFNAIQWRIAEVTDASAPAHDPQEKFKLEWTAAYDSGPLPTFVQNFTFSGGICSTGHAYRVRVRHQDVSGRWSNWSSPHQFIAGPNPDDRPIVISELLYKPHDPSAAEIAAGFGDQEMFEYLELRNVEAESLELDGCYFDKGITYTFPNNTDVAPGASILLVSNPAAFAFRYGAGRPVVGTYTGNLSNSGERILLLSPNQVPLIDFTYDDGAPWPTLADSDGHSLVLVNPASRPAPGVVSNWSASVRPGGSPGVIDSFTYEIWAGIENVAGEPGEDEDGDGLSNGLEYALLTDPHVFTPPMQGAFQNFVVEGVQRPYVTISFRRRLNAEDLSYQVQYSADCSIWDNTAVMTSHQEFYDGSALEIWRAPVPATGGKAFMRVKTGP; encoded by the coding sequence ATGACACCCATCCGCTCCGCGCTGCGGAGACTGCCTCTGCTTGCCCTGACGGCAGGTCTAGCCTCTGCCGCGAGCCCGAAGGCGTGGTTCCGGGCGGATTCCATTTCCGGCACGGAGGGCTCGGCGGTGAATCTGTGGTCGGACTCCAGCCGGAACGGCAACGTGGCGCAGGCAGGGACGGCTCCGACCTTGGATCTGAATGCGCTGAACGGAATGCCCGTAGTGAAGTTCACCGGCACGCAGTCCTTGGTCTTTCCCCGGCCGGTACAGGATGACTTCACGATCCTGGTGCTCTTCCGCAGCAACGGCGGCGGGATCGGGAGTGCGAGTGAATTCTACAGCGGGGCGGGGATCGTGAGCGGTGAGGCTCCGGGCGTGGTGAACGACTACGGTACCAGCATGCGGGCGAACGGGAGGATTTTGGCCGGGGTCGGAAACCCGGACATCCATATCCGGACGCCAGTGGGCGTGGCCTATAACGACGGGCAGCCGCACGTGATGACCTTCACCCGGGAGCGGACGAGCGGGGAGTTCAACCTCTACGCCGACCGGGTGGAGTGGGCGACGGGCTTCGGTAACACGCAGTCGCTCTCGATTCCTTCGCAGCTCTGCATCGGGGCGCAGCCGGGTCCCTACAATTTCCTGGTGGGAGACATCGCGGAGGTGATCGTGCTGGGAGAGTATGTGAGCGGGGCGACGCAGCTCCTGTATGAGGATGCGCTGCGCGGGAAATACGGGATGGCGAATGGAACAGTGCCGCTGGTGCCGGAGGCGGTGATCGCGAACGGCACACGGGTGAGCTGGCAGGAGGCGATTGGAGCGCGGAGCTACCGGGTGCTGCGTTCGAATGCGATCAACGGAAGCTACACGGAGATCGCGAGCAACTTGAGCGGAGCGCAGTTCACGGATCCTGCACCGCTGGGGGGATCGAATTTCTACAAGGTGGTGGCGGTGAATCCGGTGGGGGCAAGTGCGGCATCCACCGCGGCGGAAGGAATCTCGCCGGTGCTGCCGGCGAACGGTCCGATCCGGATCAACGAGATCCACTACAATGGCGGGAACAACGCGATCCACAGCGATTTCGTGGAGTTCTATAACTATAGTACCAGTCCGGCGAACATCGGTGGCTGGGAGATCACGGGTGGCGTGGACTATGTGTTCCCGGCGGGCACGGTGATCCCTGCGGGCGGCTATCTGGTGGTGGCCGAAGATCCGGCGACGATCCAAGCGCTGTGGGGCGCGACGGCGCTGGGGCCGTATGAGAATAACCTGAGTTCGGAAGGGGAGGCGATCCGCCTGCGGAATCCCGCCGGGGATATCATCGCGGAGGTGAGCTACAGCTCGGGCTTCCCATGGCCTTGTGCGGCAAATGGCGAGGGGGCCTCGGCGGAACTGGTGCATCCCGCGCTGGATCCGGCGAAGGGGAGCTCGTGGCGCTCCTCGGTGGTGCCAGCATTCGGGCAGACGGGCGAGATCGCCTCGCCGGGCGCGCAGAACTTCCAGTTCACGCTGAATGCGGCGCCGAACATCGAGCAGGTGGGGCACTCGCCGCAGCAGCCGAGTTCCAGCACGCCGATCACGGTGACGGCTCGGCCCTCCGATGCGGACGGGCTGGGTGCAGTGCAGCTTTCCTATCAGATCGTGCAGCCGGGCAACCACATCCCGGCGCGGTTGCCGCTGCCGATCAATGGCGGGCAGATCGATACGAGCCAGCCTCGACCGGAGAACCCGGCATTCGAGAATCCGGCGAACTGGACGACGGTCGCCATGAACGACAATGGTACAGGCGGCGATGCGGTGGCGGGCGATGGTCTCTATAGCGCGCAGATCCCGGCGCAGGCGCATCGCACGCTGGTGCGCTACCGGGTGACGGCGACGGATCTAACAGGCAAGTCGGTGCGGGCGCCCTTTGCGGACGACGAGTCGCGGAACTTCGCATGCTTCGTCTACAACGGGGTGCCAGCCTATCAGGGGATTTCTTCCGCCACGCTGAACTCGCTGCCTACCTACCACTTCCTGACGCGGAAGGCTGACTACGACCAATGCGTGGCCTACAATTCGTCCGATCAATTGGCGGGTAACTCGCCAGCGTGGACCTTCGAGAACTGGGATGCGACGCTGGTCTTCGACGGGGTGGTGTACGACCACATCAAGTTCCGTCTGCATGGTGGTAACGGGCGCTATTACTACAGTGGCAAGCGGGCCTTCCGCTTCTTCTTCAACGAGGGCTACGACTTCCAAAACAAGGATGAGGACGGCAGGCCCTACCCGACCAAGTGGAACAGCCTGACCACGGAGAACGGCTGGGAGAACCGTGGCACACTGACCTACTCGCTGAACGAGAAGATCAATTTCCACCTGTGGCAGAAGATCGGCATCCCCGCGCCGCGGAGCAACTGGGGACACTTCCGGACGATCACCACCGCGGCGGAGCAGACCGATGCCTTCCATGGTGATTTCTGGGGACTGATCTTCATCCACGAGGACTATGACGCCCGCTTCCTGGACTCGCACGGGATGGAGAAAGGCAACCTCTACAAGCTGACGCGAGACGCGACGGACGGTCTTTCGCAGCAGCGTTATCAGGCGCCGGATGCGGTCGCGAACGGGGCGGATCACTACAACATTTTCACGAACCTCACGACGGATAAGAACGATGCGTTCATCAACCGCTACGTGAACGTGGGCAAGTGGTCGACGTATCACGCGCTATGCCAGGCGGTGCGTCATTACGACTACTGGCCGACGGGCGACAACAACGGGGCGTACTACTTCGAGCCGGACTTCACCGACCAGACGGACAATCTGGGCAAGCTGTGGGTGCTGCCGAACGATGTGGACGCCACTTGGGGGCCGACGTGGAACGAGGGGAAGGACAAGGTGTATTCGGCGATCTTCGACAGCCCGGCAAATCCGGGGCTATATGCGCCCTATTTCAACGCGGTGCGCGAGGTGCGAGACCTGCTCTGGCGGCCAGACCAGATCAATCCCTTGTTAGACGAGCTGGCGGCGCAGATCTCGCCATTCATCGCGGCGGATTCGCTGCGCTGGAAAAACGCGCCTGCGGATGCGGGGAACTACAACGGGCTAGGCGGGGCGGGGGCGACTTCCCTGGCGGCGCTGGTGCAGGATATGAAGAACTTCGCGTTCGTGGGTGGTTCGTGGCCGGACCAGCCGGTGGGGGCGGGAGGACGCGCGGCCTTCCTGGATACCTTGCAGCTCGGCGTGTCCAACAGCGAGGGGGCGACGAAGCCGGTCACGCCGACCATCACTTACCAAGGCCCCACGGGGTATCCGATCACCGGGCTGACTTTCCGATCCAGTGCTTTCAGCGACCCGCAGAATCCGGGGCAGTTCAATGCGATCCAGTGGCGGATCGCGGAGGTGACGGATGCCTCGGCGCCGGCTCATGATCCGCAGGAGAAGTTCAAGCTGGAGTGGACGGCGGCGTATGATTCCGGGCCGCTGCCGACTTTCGTGCAGAACTTCACTTTCTCCGGCGGTATCTGTTCGACGGGGCATGCCTATCGGGTGCGGGTGCGGCATCAGGATGTCAGCGGTCGCTGGAGCAACTGGTCATCGCCGCATCAGTTCATCGCGGGACCGAATCCGGATGACCGTCCGATCGTGATCAGCGAGCTGCTTTACAAGCCGCATGATCCGAGCGCGGCGGAGATCGCGGCAGGTTTCGGGGACCAGGAGATGTTCGAGTATCTGGAACTGCGGAATGTGGAAGCGGAGTCCTTGGAGCTGGATGGATGCTATTTCGACAAGGGCATTACCTACACCTTCCCGAACAATACCGATGTTGCTCCGGGGGCTTCGATCCTGCTGGTGTCGAATCCCGCGGCTTTTGCATTCCGCTATGGGGCGGGGCGGCCGGTGGTCGGGACCTACACGGGGAACCTGAGTAACTCGGGTGAGCGCATCCTGCTGCTGTCGCCGAATCAGGTGCCTTTGATCGATTTTACTTACGATGATGGGGCGCCGTGGCCGACGCTGGCGGACTCGGACGGTCACAGTCTGGTGCTGGTCAATCCCGCCTCGCGACCGGCTCCCGGAGTGGTGAGCAATTGGAGCGCGAGCGTCCGCCCCGGCGGGTCTCCGGGCGTGATCGATTCCTTCACCTATGAGATCTGGGCGGGGATCGAGAATGTTGCGGGAGAGCCGGGTGAAGACGAGGACGGCGACGGACTCTCGAACGGGCTGGAGTATGCCCTGCTGACGGATCCGCATGTGTTCACGCCGCCGATGCAGGGGGCATTCCAGAACTTCGTGGTGGAGGGTGTCCAAAGACCCTATGTCACCATCAGCTTCCGGCGTCGCTTGAACGCGGAGGATCTGAGCTATCAGGTCCAATACTCCGCCGATTGCAGCATCTGGGACAACACCGCGGTGATGACGAGTCACCAGGAGTTCTACGACGGCAGTGCGCTGGAGATCTGGCGGGCACCGGTTCCGGCTACGGGAGGAAAGGCCTTCATGCGGGTGAAAACGGGGCCTTGA